The Garra rufa chromosome 23, GarRuf1.0, whole genome shotgun sequence genome includes a region encoding these proteins:
- the LOC141298822 gene encoding uncharacterized protein produces the protein MALIKEEDEDIKIEEVFIVKQEDDEEETELMVPRMESEVLDEMQDEDQYFITGRESISCSQTENTSSSKTNFTCQYCGKSFSQHGNLIVHLRIHTGEKPFTCQQCGKHFSEHGNLKVHMRIHTGEKPFTCQECGKSFTKKAALKSHMNVHTGEKPYTCPLCGKHFSQQGSINRHMRTHTGEKPYLCKLCGIGFTTKPNLEYHMNIHTGEKPYACDQCEKKFSHKGTLKKHMVVHSRAPSLSFICHQCGMSFSDSDHLKNHVTSHTGEKPFMCNHCGKTSSNKTNLNLHMRIHTGEKDYICPYCGKTFRFRGNLRAHMRVHSEEKPFTCLSCGKSFTLKGNLTTHMKLHTGDRPSATLVSQSEKPDRSFANAFWKDTDKFRRSNFICIYLYVPDRISVFCT, from the exons ATGGCACTTATTAAAGAGGAGGATGAAGACATAAAGATTGAAGAAGTATTCATTGTGAAACAAGAAGATGACGAGGAAGAAACAG AACTGATGGTGCCGAGAATGGAGAGTGAAGTACTAGATGAAATGCAAGATGAAGATCAGTATTTTATAACTGGACGAGAATCAATTAGTTGCTCTCAGACAGAAAATACTTCCTCAAGTAAAACTAATTTCACCTGCCagtattgtggaaagagtttcagtcaacatgGAAACCTTATAGTCCacttgaggattcacactggagagaagccttttacctgccaacagtgtggaaaacatttcagtgaacatggaaatcttaaagtccacatgaggattcacactggagagaagcctttcacctgccaagagTGTGGAAAGTCTTTCACTAAAAAAGCAGCCCTCAAAAGCCACATGAACGTCCACACAGGTGAAaagccctacacatgccctctgtgtggaaaacatttcagtcaacaaggaagcattaacaggcacatgagaactcacactggagagaagccgtacctCTGCAAACTTTGTGGAATAGGTTTTACAACCAAACCAAACCTTGAGTATCACATGAacattcacactggtgagaagccgtatgcatgtgatcagtgtgaaaagaagttcAGTCATAAGGGAACCCTTAAAAAGCACATGGTGGTTCACTCAAGAGCTCCCTCTCTCAGTTTTATAtgccatcagtgtggaatgagtttctCAGACAGTGATCACCTTAAAAATCATGTAAcatctcacactggagagaagccgttcatgtgcaatcactgtggaaagacttcctcaaacaagacaaacttaaatcttcacatgagaattcatactggagagaaggatTATATCTGCCCTTATTGTGGAAAGACTTTCAGATTTAGAGGAAACCTTCGggctcacatgagagttcacagcgaagaaaaaccttttacctgcctttcatgtggaaagagtttcacacttAAAGGAAACCTTACCACTCACATGAAGCTTCACACTGGAGACAGACCTTCTGCAACCTTAGTTTCACAATCAGAGAAACCTGACAGATCATTTGCAAACGCATTCTGGAAAGACACTGACAAGTTTAGAAGGAGcaattttatatgtatatacttGTATGTACCAGACCGTATTTCTGTTTTTTGTacgtaa